GCCCGTTTTTCGAAGAAGTTCTGGTATGCGCCGTCGAGGTCGAAGACTGCTTTCTCCAGTGCAAACTTGTCCACTGCCTTGGGCCATGGGAAGGCCTGTTTCATTTCCTTCAGGAATTCCTTCTGTTTTTTTATCATTTCGCCGACCACATGCCTTGCTTCGCTTATCGAGCAAGCGGTTATAGAAAAATCGACGGCAGCCGAAGATCCTTTTCACTTGGGTCAGCTGCCGGTCATCCAACATCAGTCGAATCTTGACGCCATAATGGTCGAACTTCTCTCCTTTTTTCATCCAATCACATACAAACATGCGTTCTTATTTTTTCAATATACCGTTCGGGAAGGGGGAATCAAAAGAAAACCTACTCGCTCACTCCTCATTGAAATAAAGAAAATGCGCTCGTCAATTCCTCAATCTCCTACCCTTAAATAGCTTCGTCAACCCTTTCATGAGCCAGCCCAAGCTCACCAAGTTAAAAAATTATCCGCGTTAATTTCCTCTTCCCACAAGAAGTTTTATTTTAAATCATCAGTTTCACGATTTTGAGTGCTTTTTATTTACAAAGGCTTATGAAAGATATAAACTAAGCAAAAGTTTCCTTTGGGAAAAAATAATTCCTTTGAGAAATAATAAGGTGGGAGGGAACAAAATGGATTCTGCAGTGCAGTTAACGAATGTTCAAGTGTCTTATCAAGGCAAAGAAGCCCTTCAAGATGTGGAGTTGATAATTAAATCCGGAAATCTAACAGGCATTATCGGGCCCAATGGCGCTGGAAAATCCACCTTATTAAAAGCGATATTAAATATTACGCCGATTGATAAGGGGAAGATTAAAGTTCTCGGAAAGCCCTTAACTGAATGTCGTAAAAGAATCGCGTATGTGCCGCAACGGAGTCAATTTGATTGGGATTTTCCAATCCATGTGCTTGATGCTGTTTTGATGGGGGTCTATCCCAAGCTTGGCATCTTTAAGCGCCCAAAGAAAAAACAAAAAGAATGGGCCTACGAGTGTTTAGAGAAAGTAGGTCTAGAAAACTTTTACAATCGGCAAATCGGGGAACTTTCAGGAGGGCAACAGCAACGTGTCTTTCTGGCCAGGGCATTGGCCCAAAATGCCGATCTCTTTTTTTTAGATGAACCTTTTGTTGGAATTGATATGACCAGCGAAGAAACGATCATTCAGCTTTTAAAGAATTTGGTCAAGCAAGGTAAAACAGTGGTGGTGGTCCACCATGATCTAAGTAAAGCGAACGACTATTTTGATGAAGTGGTTTTATTAAACAAAAAAGTTATCCATACCGGTAAGCCCCGTGAAGTATTGCAGCCAGACGTGATGCTGAAAGCTTACGAACGCGAATTATCCTTTTTACGGGAAGTTGGAGTGAACTAGTTATGGTATTTATCGAAGGCCTTATCCAGTACAATTTTTTGGAAAAGGCGTTATTGACTTCAATCATGGTAGGCATTATTTGCGGAGTTCTGGGCTGTTTTATCATTTTAAGGGGGATGGCTCTTATGGGAGATGCGATTTCCCATGCCGTTTTACCAGGCGTAGCGATTTCCTATGCACTTGGCATCAATTTTTTCTTCGGTGCTGTTTTTACAGGGGTATTAACCGCAATAGGAATCGGTTTTGTCACTCAGAATAGTCGCATTAAACATGATGCATCCATTGGTATATTATTTTCTGCTGCGTTTGCCTTGGGTATTATTCTTATTACTGTGCTCGAGAGCAGTACGGATTTATACCATATTCTATTTGGCAATGTATTGGCAGTACGCCCTTCAGATATGTGGATTACGCTAATTATAGGATTAGTTGTACTGCTGTCGATTTACCTGTTTTATAAAGAACTTCTTGTTACTTCTTTTGATCCGACCATGGCGAAAGTCTATGGACTCCCTGTGAGAATGATTCATTACTTTTTGATGACTCTTCTAACCATGGTGACGGTAGCTTCTTTGCAGACTGTAGGGATTGTTCTGGTAGTGGCCATGCTCATCACACCAGCTGCCACAGCGTATTTACTGACAGATCGTTTGTCGATCATGATTTTTCTTTCAGCTGGTTTGGGTGCTGGAGCCTCGGTGATCGGCTTGTATTTTAGTTTCGTTTACAATCTGGCATCCGGAGCAACCATTGTCTTAACTTCCACTGCTTTGTTCTTATTGGCCTTTCTTTTCTCCCCGAAACAAGGAATTGTAAGCAGAAAATTAAGGAGTAAAAGAAAGCGGCTGGAAGTACTGGGATGAAATTCACTAAAAAGGAGAATAACGATGAATAAAAAACTAAAACTTTTGTTTTTCAGCTTGATTTCCCTGATTACTTTAACCGGATGTGCAGACAGTCAACTGGGAAGCAGCACAACAAGCGCAGAAGAGGAACCATTACAGGTAGTGACCACTTACTCGATTATTTATGATATTGTGAAAAACGTGGGCGGTGAGAGAGTAGAGATTCATAGCTTGGCACCGGTCGGTTCTAATCCACATGAGTATGAGCCCCTCCCGTTAGATGTCCAGAAAACAACCGATGCAGAAATTGTTTTCTACAATGGACTGAACCTTGAAGCGGGCAATTCATGGTTTGAAAAATTAATGCAAACGGCTGGAAAAACAGGAACAGAGGCTCCTGTCTTTCGATTAAGCGAAGGTGTGGAGCCGATGTTCTTAACAACAGAAGGGAACGAAGGGGAAGAAGATCCCCATGCTTGGCTTGATGTGCGTAATGGGATTCAGTATGCCGAAAATGCGAGAGATGCGTTGATAAAAGTGGATCCTGAACATGCAAAAGTTTATGAAGAAAATGCAGAGGCGTACATTGCTGAACTGGAAACTCTTCATGCAGCAGCACTAGAACGGTTTAAGGAAATACCAGAAAAAAAACGCATACTAGTAACAAGTGAAGGCGCCTTTAAATACTTTAGTGAGGCATACGGTTTCCAAGCGGAGTACATTTGGGAAATAAACCAGGAAAACCAGGGAACGCCTAACCAGATCACCCGTATCGTGGATATTATTGAAGATGAGAATATTGAGGCGCTATTTTTAGAGACGAGTATAGATCCGCGAAGCATGGAAACGGTCGCCAGAGAAACAGGCATCCAGATTAAAGGGGAGGTATTTACTGACTCGCTTGGAAAACCCGGAGAAGAAGGGGAATCATACATCGAGATGATGGAATGGAATATTGAAACAATCCTTGAAGGGTTGAGCGATTAACAGCTTCTGAAAATTCGAAATAATTTTTCCGCCTGTTTCCTGTTTCACTTGACCGGAAGTACTTCATTCAAAGTTCTATTTCTAGTTAGAGCTTATTGGAAATAAGAGCAAGATAGAAGGAGTAGATGACCTTGACAACTGTCAGTATGGAAGATTACCTTGAAAAAATATATCTGTTAATTGAGGAAAAGGGGGTTGCCCGCGCAGCAGATGTAGCCGCTGCGTTGGAAGTTCTGCCTTCCTCAGTAAGTAAAATGTTAAAAAAGCTCGATGAAAAAGAGCTTGTAAAGTATGAAAAATATCGAGGGTTCACACTGACACCAAAAGGCAGCAGCTTAGCGAAAGATATAGCAGACAAGCATCATGTATTGGAGAGATTATTCCATATACTCGAAATCCCATCGGAGAATACCTATGAGGAAATCGAAGGAATGGAACATCATATTGGAAAGGAAACTTCTTTTTGCTTTAGAAGTCTTATCCGGTTTTTAGAGGAAAACCCAGACATTAGACATTTCTATTTACAGTATCGGGAAGAACAAATCGAAAGATTGAGAAACCAAGGAACACGGCTATAGCGGTCTGTCATCGCCTGGCACTCAAGACTCAAGCAGTACTTTGAATTAGCTTCATCTGAAGATGACTTACTTAGGGTATTTCAAAAATCTTTTAATTTAAAACAGTGCATTTCCACATACGGAGGAAGTGAACTGAACCCCGAATGACGGACACACTAAAAAAGTGACCCCATTCGGGTTTTTTCTGTTCAGACCCCGGTATACTGAAAGATAACGAGTAGGACGGGAACGGTCAAAATGAGTAAAATCTTTTTCAAAGAATATCAAAGAAGACAGTTGGAAGACAATCCAAATGTGGCATCAATCTCAGAACGGGCAATCCAGTACAAAGCTGACTTCAAAATTCGCGTAATGGAAGAGAATTTATCAGGCAAAAGGCTTGCACAGATCTTTATTGAGAACGGATTTGACCTGGCTGTAATTGGCTTTAGAAAAGCAAAGTCTTCCCTTCATCGTTGGAGAAAGATCTTTGAGATATATGGAGAGGAAGGATTCCGGGTGGAGCGTTATGGGAAAGGGAGTACCGGTCGCCTTTCCACAAAAGATATCCCCAAAGAGAAGAAGCTAGAAAAAGCGGAAGCGCGCATTAAGTACTTGGAAGCGGAGCTTGAACTGGTAAAAAGCTGAAGGAACTCGAAAGGCAGGCGAAGAAACGGCACTGACTCCACACGAAAGCAATGGAACTTAAAAAAGATGACACCGGGACAGCACAAGCCACTGAAAAACTACATGAAAAAGCACCGAATTTCTGCTCTTTAGAGATTCGGTGTTTTTCTGTTATATACTGGTTCTAAATTTAAGGAGGGATAACCATGATGCCAGATAGACCTTCCATGAAACCCAGTCCTTATGCAGCTCTTTATGATATTGTCATCCCCTAAGATCACGTTTTCCGACACATTAATGAGCTTGTCGATTTTTCCTTTGTGACACAGGAACTAGCGGAGAAGTACTGTTCCGATAATGGCCGGATGGCCATCCATCCCCTTCGCATGTTTAAATACCTTTTCCTGAAAAGCATGAATCCCCTTTCAGATGTCGATCTGGCCGAACGCGCCAAGTACGACCTTTCGTACAAGATTTCCTGGATATGGCTCCAGAGGAAGCGGTAATCGACCCGAGTTCGTTAATCAAATTCCGTAAACTTCGCCTGCAAGATACCCATCTCTTAGACCTCCTCATTAAAAAGACCGTGGCCATAGCGGTTAATCATGGTCTTATTGAGACGGAAACCATTATCGTCGATGCTACCCATACTCAATCTCGCTATAATCTAAAAAACCACAAGAGATCCTGCAGGATCAGCCCTGTAAGTTGCGTAAAAGCATTTATTCAGTGAATGAGCCTATGAAGGAACAATTTCCGAAGAAGAATACAAAAGATGATCTCAAAGCGGAACTGAACTACTATAAGGAACTGATCGCCACGATTAAGGGGGGTTCCGGTCTTTCTGATAATCCGAAAATCGGGGAATCGCTCCGTCTGCTGGAAGAAACGGTCGCAGGATCCATGGACCGGGCATAAGTCAGCGGATACCTCGTTTTTCGGCTATAAGACCCATCTCGCCATGGCGATTTTTACGATGAACTTGAAACGAATTCTTCGATTACTGGATGAGCGCAGGGAAACAGCAGATCAATAATCGAACAAAAAAGAAGACAGAAGACAGGTAGACTGACCCAGTGATATGAGACACAGATAAAACACCCTTAGTTAGGCTGCCAAAGCTCCGAATTCTTTCGGAGTCCGGTAGCCTAATTTTTCTTGGATTCGTTCTTCGTTATAATAGTTCAGGTACATTTCCACCTTGTCAGTGACCTCTTGAACGGTCATTGAATTGAACTTGATATACTGAAATTCCTCTGACTTAAGCGAGGAATGAAAGGATTCAATGACCGCATTATCCCAACAGTTGCCGCGCCGGGACATACTGCTGACCAGGTGCTCCTTCCGGATCAGTTCCTGGTAAGCATATGAGGTATAGACGCTCCCTTGGTCGGAGTGGACGATAACGCCTTTAGGATTGCCCCGGACACGCAACGCTTCCCGCAGTGTATCTGCCACAAGTGGCGTCTGTTGGTGATCATAGAGCTTATAGGCAACGATTTCGTTGTTATACAAGTCCATGATCGTGGACAGATAAAGTATCGTGTGGCCGTATTGGATGTACGTGATATCCGTTACCCACTTCTTGTTTGGTGCATCCACTGTGAAATTGCGCACCAGCAGGTTCGGCGCTATGATAACCGACTCACCCTGTGACTTCCATTTCCGTTTCGGTTTCACTCGGCACTGCAGGTTGTGTTTCTGCATGATCCGCTGCACGGTATTCCGATTCAGCTTGATGCCATGCCGGTTCTTCAGGAGATGTCGGATTTTCCGGTGACCATTACGATACTTGGTCTGGCGGCATAGTTGAATAATCGCTTCTTCCTCAGCTGTCACCGTTTCCGCTATGCCTTCGGCCAGCCACCGGTAATAAGTAGATCGTGGTACGCCAAGGGCCGCCAGGACCGCTTTTACGGTATATTTCCCTCTGAATTTCCCCACTAACTGGAGGACTATTTTTTTCTCAGCTCCTTTTCCATCTCCAAATACTTTTTTATGATCTCATTCTCCATTTTCAAGTTCGCGATCTGCCGGTCCCGTTTTTCCTCTTTACTTGCACTTTCCGGTCCGTGTCCATACGTATACTGCTTGCCGATCGGCTGATCAAAGCGATACAGCTTATTTGCCCGATACCATCTCATCCACGTTTGGATTTGGGACTCATTTTTGATGCCATGCTTCTCCATAATCTCTTTTGTCGTTAATTGACCGCTCAATTTGCCCTTGACGACTGCCCATTTCACTTCGCTTGAATACACGTTTTTGCCCATGCAAAAACACCTTCGATTTCTAACCCTGTTTCCAGTGTATCATCTCGAAGGTGTTTTATTGTGTCCCATTAGTTTAGGTTAGCCCAAGGAATATCTACCATTCTTTCTTCTTTTTTTACTCCTATTAATTTCAAAGGAGAGTTTTTCAGTGGCCTCGCACAGTACCGAAGTCATCTTATCGAAACGTCAACTTAAGCGTTCTTTTTGCTTAAGTAGTCCGAAAACCGGGGCTTAGTTCATATTCCTTGCCCCCTGTATCAGACTGTTCAATTTAGAGGGTTAACTCCGAGCAACAACGCTATGGCGTAAACCGAGCAGAGGGACAAAGAGAGGATTAAAGGTATGTCAGCTAGAGAAATAAGGCTTTTAGAGATAGTAAGTTTAATTATTTCTGCAATGGACAAGAGGAATCGACCGTGGACTTAAAGCATATAAAAGAGCTTTTGACGACTATCTTCCAGTAACACGCGGTTAATATTACGCAAACCTTCACCAAGAGGGGGATGGACTAGATGCAGGTCAAGTGCCTGCCGGACACCAGAGTTCTGGAACTGACGTATACTCAAGCGCAAGTCGTTGAATACTATGAATCGATAGATGATGCAGCAAACATCATAGCGAGTCAGCTCAATTTAACGACCGCTCTTTAGACTCCTGCCGATGCAGGAGTCTTTCTTTTTGTTAGTGTAACTTAATGACAAAAAAGATGCATTCAGTTACTTGGTTTCGTTATGTTCATGGAAATATGAGCGCAAGGAAGATTTCCTCCAAAACATGTTACATTCAAACGTTGATAAGGCAGAACGAAAAAGGGAGTTTGACAGCTGATGGTTTTACATATGACCACTTATCAGAAGTAAAATAAATAGCTATATGAAACGCATTAAAGGTTTACCTGATCTTTTGTCGAATTCTATCCCTAACTAGACTGGCGAAAGGGTGGGAACTCCATGAATCCCTGCACGTATGACAACTTGGAACAGCGACTCGCAGAGATTCACCGGCTGCTGAAAACCGAAACGAATGTCCGCCACTATCAGCGGATCCACGTCATTCATCTTCACTTGCAGGGATACCGGAACGGGGAAATCGCCAAGATCGAAAAACTGACGGAGAAGACGGTTGGCACCTACATCAAAAAGTACCGGACCCTGGGGGTGGATGGCCTGAAAATGGGCCATTCCCCCGGCGCGCCTCCCCGGTTGACACCCGAACAGGAAGAACAGGTCTATGAGGTCGTCCTCAACCGGACGCCCTCGGAAGTCGGATTGAAAACCACCATGAATTGGACCGGTCCGCTCGTCCGCGAGTGGATCCGGCGGGAATTCGATGTCCGGTACACCAACCGGGACGTGCTGAGCCTTCTCCAACGCCTCGGGTTTAGCCATACACGGCCCACCTATACATTGGCCAAAGCGGATCCCGTTAAACAGGGAGTGTTCCGGACCGGGTTCCAAGATGTAAAAAAAAACTAGCGTCTGGTGAAATCGACACGATCCTCTTCCAAGACGAATCGACGATTCGCGACTACATGGCGATCGGCTATACCTGGTTTCTGAAAGGAAAGCAGCGGAAGATCCCGACGACCGGCCAGCATCAAAGCGTCAAACTGCTCGGTGTGCTGGATTACGAAACAGGCGCCGTCTTCTGTTTACAGGATCAGCTGTTCAATGGCGAAACGTTCCTGTGCTTTCTCAAGCAGGTGCTGGTCCAGTACCCGGCCGGGAAGATCGTCATGGTCCTTGATAATGCCCGGATCCATCATGCCAAGCTGATCCAGCCTTTTTTGGCCGAACAGCAGGAGCGCCTGGAACTTCTCTTTCTGCCGCCCTACAGCCCGGACCTCAACCCGATTGAAGGCCTCTGGAAATGGCTGAAGATGTCAGTGGTGTACAATGTGTTCTACTCATCCATCCAAGCTATCCATCAAAACGTGCAGGCTTTCATTTCGGAGATCAACCAAACCCCGGCTGCCGTCATTGACCGCCTCTGTTTGATTCTGTAATTCTTTAATGCGTTTCATATAGATTAATTAGAAGAGCCTCTTTCGAATGGTGTCTATTCTTCCTCTTTAAAGAGTTATAACAAGAAGAATCTTAAAGTAGCTTTCGCTTGCTACATGTAGATACTTCGTATATACTGAATGTATAAATAGCACTCCGAGGAGTTGATTCACATGCCGCAAATCAAGCAGAAAGCTAGTCATCGAGAGGCTAAACTTCAGAGTTGGGGTAACAGTAAAGCAGTCCGACTTACAAAAGATATCCTTGAGGAAGCCGGGTTCAATGCAACCGATGATACTGTACTTGATGTAGAGATTGAACCAAATCGAATTTCTTTAGTTCAAAAAAGCAAGTTAACTCCGTTTCAAAAGTTATTTGTTGGATATAATGGCGGAAAACCCGAGCCTGAAGCACTCTGGGATGAAGCGGAACCAGTCGGAAAAGAAGACTGGTAAGCAGTTAATAGGCTTAAAGATCATTCGCCTGTACTTAATCCTCAATGGAAAAGTACAGGCACTATTTAATTGGAGGAGTAGTGATGACAAGATTTTTTAAAGTCGGTGATATTATAAAGATCGATATGTCCCCGGCAAAAGGGCACGAACAGCAAGGTTATCGTCCAGCCATCGTAGTTTCAGAAGAAAATGTACATAAAGAGACCGATTTAATTTGGGTCTTGCCAATCACCAATACGAATAAAGGTTACCCAACTCATGTACCAGTAAATGGAAAAACCAAGAATAATAAGAAAAACGGAGCAACCAATCAGACAACGGGGTATGTATTGTGTGAAAAGATAAAAGCAATCGATCCATTGGCTAGAGCAGCAAGATTAACAGACGAGGCCGATCAAGACCTGATTGAAGATTGTAAGGCTGTTATCGATGCCATTACTTATATAGGATGAATAAAGCGGAGATCAATCCAAGTGATTGGTCTTTTTCAATACCTAAATTTCTCTTTTTGTCCGTAAACGTGTACTTTTACGAACGGTCATATTTGTGTGGAGAGAGGGGAATGGGAGAATAAGAATTATTCAGTAGTCAACAGTACGACGCTATGCTCCAAGAACCTTCTTATTGACAAAGGGAAAGGGCGAACAGATTATCGCGCGTCTGTCTGCCCTTTATTACTTGATGTAATAAGCTTTTTTGGCACTTCCGTTCTAATCATTCAATGTTAGAAATGGTCCCTGTTGAAATCATCAATGACTTTGAAGATTCCAACATATAGAGAACGAAGTTCTTCCTCTGGTGTGGAAGGGACGAATGTCCATTCGAGCGTCCCGCTATCATGTTTATAATACCCTTGCGCAAATGCTGTACTCATGTCTTCTGTAAAGTCACTGAGCGAAAACCCTTCCGAGACGAACACCTCAATAGGTTTGTCTAGTCCGATAAAGAAGGTCGGGTAAGGTAAGGACTCATACAGGCTGATATAGTTATCTTGGGACGTTTGATCAAATGTCTCTTCCATGATGAACAGGGCATCATACTGTCCTGCAGCTTCGACCAACTCATCAATATGGACCTCTTCAAATTCAACTTCGCTGAGCTCATATGGTGGGGCTGTCCCTGCCACTGCAATTTTCAAGGCGGCTCCTTCGTAAGCCTCAGCTTCATATGTGGAACACCCAGCCAGCAAGTAAGCCAAGCAAACGATGAAAAAACTGAACATCCAGTGTCTCTTCATGGATTCTCCTCCTCCTCCTATCCTGTATTATATTTGCCCATTGTATCATGAAGAACTACCTGTTGTTTACAGTTATAACACTACTCAGTGGTGACCCTAACGATGACAGATTTAAATGGTGGATGATATTCGGCAGTTACCATGCGTGAATAGGTAGAGGGACAGCTGAATCAAGCATGAAGGAAATGTAATGATGAAATACCA
Above is a genomic segment from Planococcus lenghuensis containing:
- a CDS encoding metal ABC transporter ATP-binding protein; the protein is MDSAVQLTNVQVSYQGKEALQDVELIIKSGNLTGIIGPNGAGKSTLLKAILNITPIDKGKIKVLGKPLTECRKRIAYVPQRSQFDWDFPIHVLDAVLMGVYPKLGIFKRPKKKQKEWAYECLEKVGLENFYNRQIGELSGGQQQRVFLARALAQNADLFFLDEPFVGIDMTSEETIIQLLKNLVKQGKTVVVVHHDLSKANDYFDEVVLLNKKVIHTGKPREVLQPDVMLKAYERELSFLREVGVN
- a CDS encoding metal ABC transporter permease, translating into MVFIEGLIQYNFLEKALLTSIMVGIICGVLGCFIILRGMALMGDAISHAVLPGVAISYALGINFFFGAVFTGVLTAIGIGFVTQNSRIKHDASIGILFSAAFALGIILITVLESSTDLYHILFGNVLAVRPSDMWITLIIGLVVLLSIYLFYKELLVTSFDPTMAKVYGLPVRMIHYFLMTLLTMVTVASLQTVGIVLVVAMLITPAATAYLLTDRLSIMIFLSAGLGAGASVIGLYFSFVYNLASGATIVLTSTALFLLAFLFSPKQGIVSRKLRSKRKRLEVLG
- a CDS encoding metal ABC transporter substrate-binding protein — encoded protein: MNKKLKLLFFSLISLITLTGCADSQLGSSTTSAEEEPLQVVTTYSIIYDIVKNVGGERVEIHSLAPVGSNPHEYEPLPLDVQKTTDAEIVFYNGLNLEAGNSWFEKLMQTAGKTGTEAPVFRLSEGVEPMFLTTEGNEGEEDPHAWLDVRNGIQYAENARDALIKVDPEHAKVYEENAEAYIAELETLHAAALERFKEIPEKKRILVTSEGAFKYFSEAYGFQAEYIWEINQENQGTPNQITRIVDIIEDENIEALFLETSIDPRSMETVARETGIQIKGEVFTDSLGKPGEEGESYIEMMEWNIETILEGLSD
- the mntR gene encoding transcriptional regulator MntR, translating into MTLTTVSMEDYLEKIYLLIEEKGVARAADVAAALEVLPSSVSKMLKKLDEKELVKYEKYRGFTLTPKGSSLAKDIADKHHVLERLFHILEIPSENTYEEIEGMEHHIGKETSFCFRSLIRFLEENPDIRHFYLQYREEQIERLRNQGTRL
- a CDS encoding IS3 family transposase (programmed frameshift); translated protein: MGKNVYSSEVKWAVVKGKLSGQLTTKEIMEKHGIKNESQIQTWMRWYRANKLYRFDQPIGKQYTYGHGPESASKEEKRDRQIANLKMENEIIKKVFGDGKGAEKKIVLQLVGKFRGKYTVKAVLAALGVPRSTYYRWLAEGIAETVTAEEEAIIQLCRQTKYRNGHRKIRHLLKNRHGIKLNRNTVQRIMQKHNLQCRVKPKRKWKSQGESVIIAPNLLVRNFTVDAPNKKWVTDITYIQYGHTILYLSTIMDLYNNEIVAYKLYDHQQTPLVADTLREALRVRGNPKGVIVHSDQGSVYTSYAYQELIRKEHLVSSMSRRGNCWDNAVIESFHSSLKSEEFQYIKFNSMTVQEVTDKVEMYLNYYNEERIQEKLGYRTPKEFGALAA
- a CDS encoding IS630 family transposase (programmed frameshift) produces the protein MNPCTYDNLEQRLAEIHRLLKTETNVRHYQRIHVIHLHLQGYRNGEIAKIEKLTEKTVGTYIKKYRTLGVDGLKMGHSPGAPPRLTPEQEEQVYEVVLNRTPSEVGLKTTMNWTGPLVREWIRREFDVRYTNRDVLSLLQRLGFSHTRPTYTLAKADPVKQGVFRTGFQDVKKLASGEIDTILFQDESTIRDYMAIGYTWFLKGKQRKIPTTGQHQSVKLLGVLDYETGAVFCLQDQLFNGETFLCFLKQVLVQYPAGKIVMVLDNARIHHAKLIQPFLAEQQERLELLFLPPYSPDLNPIEGLWKWLKMSVVYNVFYSSIQAIHQNVQAFISEINQTPAAVIDRLCLIL
- a CDS encoding AbrB/MazE/SpoVT family DNA-binding domain-containing protein, producing the protein MPQIKQKASHREAKLQSWGNSKAVRLTKDILEEAGFNATDDTVLDVEIEPNRISLVQKSKLTPFQKLFVGYNGGKPEPEALWDEAEPVGKEDW
- a CDS encoding type II toxin-antitoxin system PemK/MazF family toxin, with product MTRFFKVGDIIKIDMSPAKGHEQQGYRPAIVVSEENVHKETDLIWVLPITNTNKGYPTHVPVNGKTKNNKKNGATNQTTGYVLCEKIKAIDPLARAARLTDEADQDLIEDCKAVIDAITYIG